The Candidatus Zixiibacteriota bacterium genome includes the window CTATTGGGACGGTGCATCAAGTGGAGCAGGTCTCGAAGCCCTGGCTAACTTCTATTTGTTCTGGAGGAATATTCGACAGTTTGAGGATGAGGGATTTGCGCACCTGAATTTAGGATCAAGTCCGGAAGCGGCTCAGGATTTGATACGATTCAAGAGGGGATGGGGGGCGAAGCAGGTGAACTACTTCGAGTATAACTGGTCGAGTGTCACGTATCGAGGCATGAAACAGATAAAGGACTGGTTGGGACGGTGAGAATACTATTGCTTGGTGACATACGACCGACACACCTGAAACGCTGGCGATCGTATTTCAAGGATGCCGGACATGACGTCATGACAATCTCTCTCGAAGAGGACGTCGCTGATAGGGATTATCTCCAACTGAAGAGCAGCGTGCCGATCCAATCATTCAAGTACTATCTTGAAAGAAACAGTGTGCGACGGATCATTCTCGAGTTCAAGCCCGATATCATCAATGGTCATTTTGTACCGACGTATGGTCTTCTCGCTGTTGCGACCGACTTCAAGCCGGCAGCAGTCTCGCTATGGGGGTCAGATATCCTTGTTTCGCCACGTAAGTCGAAGCTTCATCTGGCACGTGCTCTCTGGGTATTGCGCAACTGCGATATTATTACGTCCGACAGCGAGTATATGACTCAGGAAGCCCATAAGTTGGGCAAATTCGAAACTGAGATAATCACTGAACCGATGGGGATTTCAGAATCTGAGTTTCGGGCGCTAAGTTCGCTATCAAGAGAGAGAATTGTCGATAGGATTACTTTTCTCTCGACGCGCAGAATCGAAGCGATATACCGGGTTGATCTGCTGATAGAGGCTCTTTCTAGAGTGAGAAACGACCTTCCGCCATTCAACTGTGTGATTTGCGGGGATGGTCCTGAAAGGAAGAGAATCGAAGATTTGGCAAGGCAGTATGGACTTGATACGGTATCATTCGTGGGATGGAAGGCTGGACAAGAGTATCTGGATATGCTTGGTGGCGCGGATGTCTATGTCTCATGCTCGCGATCCGACTCGACATCTGTCTCACTTCTCGAAGCAATGGCCGGTGGATTGTTTCCGGTAGTTACGGCTATCCCCGGGAATACCGAGTGGGTAGAAGATGGAAAATCGGCACTTACGTTTCCGGATGGCGACGTCGATGCGCTTGCAGCCGCGCTGTTGAAAGCTGCGAAAAACAGGGTACTGCGAGATGATGCCGCAGCTATGAATCGAAAGACAATTGAATCGCGCGCGATCTGGGAAAAGAACATGGCCGCGATAGAAAGGGCGTTTGAAGAAGTTGTCCACCGCACCCGATAAAAATCTCCTGATAGTATCCTACTACTTCCCACCTTTCGGTATGGGAGGTGTGCAGAGAGTTGTGTCACTGACATCTCACTTGTCGCGACTGGGGTGGAATGTCAGCGTGTTGACGGTCAAACCTTCCGTATATCCTTCGCATGACAATTCCCTGATTGACAAAGTACCCAAGTCGGTGAGAATCTTCCGCGCGGCGCCGTTCGGCGCTGAGAAGCTGAAGAACATGTTCTCCAGAAATGATGCGAAGTCTGGCGCAGAGCTGACTCATACGGGAACAGAGTTAGCCCGGTGGGCAATGCTTCCTGACAGCAAGATTATTTCGCTTCCGAATATGTTGATGCTGCTGCCGGAGATTATGAAGCAATCCCGTCCTGCCGCTGTGCTGACGTCATCGCCACCACCGTCGATTCATCTGGTGGGGCTGCACGTCAGGAAGCATCACGGCATCAAGTGGGTGGCGGACTTTCGGGACATATGGTTTCCGCAATCATCAATCGATTTCAGGACGGAGCTCCACCGTAGGCTTCAACGGCATCTCGAACGCACTTATTTCAGGAACGCCGATGCCGCTGTCGTGGTCACTGATGGCCACCTCCAAATGCTAAGAACAAAATATGAAGGCATTGATAGCAAAGTTCGACATATCCCGAACGGTTTTGATGAATCTGACTACAAATCTGCCCCATCTATCGTCAAGCGGGGGACATTAAAGATAGGCTACAGTGGAACACTGAATCGCCTCACCTATGTTAGCGGTCTGTTTGATGTTTTTTTCGACCTTGCCAAAGAGCGCCCCCTGACTGTGGACATCTTCGGTGTGGTGACAGCGAGTGTCACGAACGACATCAGACGAATCGACCCCGATCAGAGTGTGATCAAGCTGCATGGCTACAGGAACCATTCGGAGGCGATTGAATTCGGTCGTTCCTGTAACGTGAATTTGATAACACTTGCGCCCGACTCTCATCTTGAGGCTACCATTCCGGGGAAAACGTACGAGGTTTTGAGAATTGAGAAGCCTGCCATTGCGGCGGTCCCTCGTGAAAGCTCGGCTTGGAGACTTCTAACCAGCTTCAATGATGTGCTGATTGTTGATGCATCAAACGTGTCTGCATCCAAAGACGATATCGCCAATCTGATCGACAGAGCAGGCAGCGATATCGGTGTACGTACTGGTATAGACGAATTCGAGTGGCACAATCTAGCCAAACGATATGACGCGCTATTGAGAGAGGTTACAGCTTAGTGCGAATCTCGATTATTATTCCGCTCTATCTGGGACGCGGTGTTATAGGTCGGTGTCTCGACAGCCTTATTGACTGCAGGGACGATTCCGGTTGCGAGATAATAGTAATCGACGACTGCTCACCGGACGGTGCTGGAGAATTCGTCAGTTCTGCTTATCCCGGCATCCGGATGCTGGTGAATGAAAAGAACATTGGCTATGCGGCGAGCGTGAATCGTGGGTTGTCGACGGCTGGCGGAGAATACATCCTGCTTCTGAATCAGGATACAGTAGTCGAGACAGGCTCAGTGGTGACGCTTGTTCGCATTTTGGAAGAACGCGAAGATATCGCTGCCGTTGCGCCACAGCTATTGAATCTGGATGGATCAATCCAAAGATCGTGCCGCTTTCTTCCCGAGCATTGGGACGTGATCAGCTATCATTTGCTGCTCGCATATCTGATTCCCGAATCGCGCATCTTCTCACGCTGGCGCATGCCAGGCTTTACGCACGATGAGGAGTTGATCGTCGAGCAACCTTCATTCTCGGCGATTTTGCTCAGGCGGTCCACTATTGAGGCTGTCGGACTTCTGGATGAGAGATTCAGAATATTCTTCAATGATGTCGATTACTGCAGAAGAATGGCAGAACATGGCGGAAAGATTCTCTTCTCGCCCGCCGCAAAAGTGACACACCAGCGTGGACAATCGACCGCTCAGATTCCACTGCGCAAGATTCTCGATGCGCATCGTGGATTTATCAGATACTTCCTCAAGCATTACCACGGCGCTGCATACCTGCTGCCGAATCTACTGATGGCTGTCTTGCTGGTGTTTTCAGGTTTCGTCAGGATGGTGTGGCAATTGATCAGACATCCGTTTATTTCAGAATGACCATCTTCTTCGCATCTGAGAACATGTCTGTCTTCAGTCTGTAGAAATAGACTCCACTCGGCCATCCGGCGGCGTCGAACTGTGTGATGTGAGCGCCTGCGCCCATCTGTTCGCTCAGCAGAGTTTCCTCCAACTGTCCGAGTACATTGTATATTCCAAGTTCTACGTAGGTCGCGCGAGGCAAGTCAAATGCAATCTTTGTGGTGGGATTAAACGGGTTGGGGTAGTTTTGCTTCAAACTGAAAGCTGAGGGGAGAAGTAAGTCGTCCGTATCGTCGTCAGCATCCAGGAGCAGAGATGGGGAGAGATTCTCTTCGATGGGGACGTATCCCGGCTTGCTTACCGTCACCGTGACTGTCGTGTCGACAGTTAGCGTGAAGGCGACTTCGATCACGCCGTCAGACCCGGTGAAGCCGTCAAAGATGATTGCTTCTTTTCCGACTACTGTCACTTGTGCTGAATCGATTGGATCGCCAATAGAATTGACATCCAGAGAGAAGCTGTTTTCGCCGAAGTCCAACTCAGTCGGAAAGGCTGTCGATACCTGCTGGGGAATATCCGTCCAGATGCGTAGCGATGGATCTCCGTAGACGTTGAGTCCGTATACAAGATCTCTGATAGTGTGGTTGTTGGCCTTTGAGTAATTATTCGCCGGTGCGAGGCGATTGTCAAGATTGAATATGCATTCATTGAAATCAATCGCGAATCTATATGAACTGGCTACCCATCCCCAGCGAGAATAGCCGATAAATGCTGCCGCGCCCGCCTGGGGCTGTGTCAACAGCCTTTCCGCAACACACGGATCTGTGTTTTCATACGGCGGCACATCCATATCGAACGCACCATTGTTGCATCCCACTGAGTAGATGATACCGCAACGATTCGAATTGGTTGCGTCGCACATTGTCGCGTGGCCCGGAGGGGCAGTCTCAGCCGTAAGTACGAATGACTTGGGCCATTCGTTATATGCTGCGGCTCGCGAGACGAATCCGTTAGCCATGCCGTGTGCGAATATATATGCCAGGTTAAAACCCTCCGAAAGCTTCGATATGAAGTCCACGGCCGCGGGTGACGCCGGAGATTCGTCGGATCCCGAAGGCGCTTCCGCAAGCGACCAGGTATCGACGTCGAGATAGGCCGGAAGCTGCTCTGCCAACATAGAATCCTGACCGATATCGTGATAGTCACGCATCTGGTCAGATGCTGCTGTCAGGAGTTTGAGCGCGAATTGATCGTCACCATCACCGGGGTTTCTCTCGTATGCGATCGATTTCTCAATGAATGCAGCGACTTCAGTCGGTGTGTCCACAGGAACTCTGCCGATCATTATTTCGGGAGTGATATCGGGGGAGTCGTCGTACATCTCGCCGTAGATTCCATCTCCGTCGGCATCCCATTCACCTGTGAGATCGGCATAATAGAGATCGCATACTTGCTGCATGTCGAGAGCAATATCGGTGGATCTGTCGAGATGAAATGCGTATCTGATCGGAACGACAGTCTCATCGCCACCGAGAAGAACCCACCGAGTTCCGCCATCATACGCATCGATCAAGTAGTTTCTGATTCTTTCCGGATTGTCAACACCGGAACTCTGCGAGTAGATATCTTCGGTGGTGACAATTTCTGCAGAGTATCCGAGCTGCCGTTTCCATTTGATCAATGGCCGGAACGCTTCTGCCAGATATGCAGAGGTTATGATTATGTACTCCGCCGAAAATGAAGCTGGCGAAAATGATGTGTGCGACAGCGAATCATCATCCGGAACTGCTCTGGTATCAGAGATGCTTCTGGAAATCGACTCGAAGAGAGCTTGTTGCGCCAATCGAGATTCCTCGCATAGTTCTACAGCTGCACCGGTGATCTCTACACTGACGTCATTGTAATACCAGAGGCGACACTCTGCAGAATCATAGGTGTAGAGTGAAACCCAGATATCGACTACGGTGATTTCATCCAGCTCCAGAGTCCCCGCTATGGCAGTGCGTGGCTGACCCTGAAAATTGAGTGGTTCCCCGGTAATTCCTGACGTGTCGAAAAATCCAACCGCGTCTGTTGTGAGATACGCTAGCTGCATCCGTTCATCGTCGAAGTCAGATATTTCGATTGAGTCGATTGCCTTTGACGTAGCAATGATATCTGAAACATCTCCACGGCAGATAAAGCGGATTTTCCGAACCGGATAATCACATCCGGGTATCTCATATTCCTGAGTGCTCGCGTGTGATTCGCCGTAATATGAGGTGACCTCGTCGCTGCACGAGATTGGGAACACCTCGGCCCGAACGTCGATTGCGGTTGAAATCAGAGGCAACACCAGCAATGTAAGCGCGATCATTAGTCCCCTCACGGCTGACCCTTTCCCTGTTATCCAGCAGTTTAGCCGGGAATTAGAAACGCAACTGGTCTGCCAGCAGGCGTCTCATGTGATGGGTATATTGTGCGCTGGCAAGATGTTGCCAGGCAATGGTTTGCGTATGCATCTTCGTCATTCATGTCGATTGTTCCGGATTGGGACGATTTCTAAAAGCCGATAATGTGGGGAAGTCCCTACAGGACTGGAGGTAACGCAACACTCTTTTTATATTTTTCTCATACTTTTAAACTTGACAGTAGGGCACTTCAAGAAGATATTAGCGGTGGGTTGTTAATGGGTCAAAGTGGTCGAATGTGGGGAGCTAGTGGGTTTAGCCTCGATTGACCCCTTAGCTCATCTGTCGGACAAACTGAGAATGAAAGCGGGAAGGCAATGCCGGCCCTCAGAGACGAAACAAAAATCAGAGTCACGGGATACAAAGGCAAGTACAGCGCAATTCTTGATGATAAGAACCGTCTAACTCTGCCGGCTCCACTCAGGAAGACTCCGCCTCGGGCAAAGTCTCGGTCAAAGAAGACGCAGGATCGGTTTGTGCTGACACGTACTCTTGATGGCGGTCTTGCGCTTTATCCTGTTTCGGAGTGGATACTGATTGAGGCGAAGTTGTCTGAGGGTCCGTTCACTCATCCTGACACCAGATATTTCAGTAGGATTTTGTATGCCTCTGCGATTGAAGTTGTCCTTGATTCACAGGGGAGGATACCTGTGTCCAAGCCTCACCAGGAGATGGCAGGAATTGCTCGTGACGTCACGGTAACCGGGCATGGGCATTTCATCGAGATTTGGAATCCGAAGCGGTACAAGCAGTACGTGGCCGGATATGGAAAGAGTTGGGAGGATGCCGCCAGGGATCTCAACCCGGGACTATGAGCGAGATATTACACTTGCCGGTACTGGTCGAGCGAGTTCTGGAACTCCTCTTAACGAATCGATCAGGACGGTATCTGGATGGGACTTGCGGACTTGGTGGTCATGCTGAATCGATACTGAAGGAACTCACTGACGAGGGAAAGCTCATCTGCATCGACAGGGACGTTAAAATGCTTCAAGTTGCCAGGAATAGACTGCAGGAACATTCGGATCGCGTGAGTTTTCATCACGCCTCATACGATCAAGCTGGCAATGTCTCCGAAGTCAAGAACAGTACGCTGGACGGGATTTTGCTTGACCTTGGGATATGTTCCGCACAGCTTGACGATGATGTTCGTGGTTTCAGCTATCGTTTTGATGCTCCTCTCGACATGCGTTTTGATCAGCAGTCGGGTACGACCGCCGAAGAGTATGTCAACTCGGTCTCGTCAGAAGAACTCTCAACCATACTCCGATCCTATGGTGATTTTGTCAATCCCCGGAAAATAGTTGAACGGATAATATCGCGCCGTAAGCAGTCTCCTCTTCGCAGTGTGGGCGATTTAGTATCGTGCGTGGAGGATCTGTTTCCGAGAAAACAGAAGAACAAGCTCACGGCGAGATTACTGCAGTGTGTGAGAATTGCCGTCAATGGGGAGTTGGATAAGCTCGACAGAGCTCTTCCCACGCTGGTTGAATTTCTTAAACCGGGTGGACGGCTCGCTGTGATTTCATACCACAGCCAGGAAGACAGAAGAATAAAGAGGTTTATCAGGC containing:
- a CDS encoding glycosyltransferase gives rise to the protein MRILLLGDIRPTHLKRWRSYFKDAGHDVMTISLEEDVADRDYLQLKSSVPIQSFKYYLERNSVRRIILEFKPDIINGHFVPTYGLLAVATDFKPAAVSLWGSDILVSPRKSKLHLARALWVLRNCDIITSDSEYMTQEAHKLGKFETEIITEPMGISESEFRALSSLSRERIVDRITFLSTRRIEAIYRVDLLIEALSRVRNDLPPFNCVICGDGPERKRIEDLARQYGLDTVSFVGWKAGQEYLDMLGGADVYVSCSRSDSTSVSLLEAMAGGLFPVVTAIPGNTEWVEDGKSALTFPDGDVDALAAALLKAAKNRVLRDDAAAMNRKTIESRAIWEKNMAAIERAFEEVVHRTR
- a CDS encoding glycosyltransferase; this translates as MKKLSTAPDKNLLIVSYYFPPFGMGGVQRVVSLTSHLSRLGWNVSVLTVKPSVYPSHDNSLIDKVPKSVRIFRAAPFGAEKLKNMFSRNDAKSGAELTHTGTELARWAMLPDSKIISLPNMLMLLPEIMKQSRPAAVLTSSPPPSIHLVGLHVRKHHGIKWVADFRDIWFPQSSIDFRTELHRRLQRHLERTYFRNADAAVVVTDGHLQMLRTKYEGIDSKVRHIPNGFDESDYKSAPSIVKRGTLKIGYSGTLNRLTYVSGLFDVFFDLAKERPLTVDIFGVVTASVTNDIRRIDPDQSVIKLHGYRNHSEAIEFGRSCNVNLITLAPDSHLEATIPGKTYEVLRIEKPAIAAVPRESSAWRLLTSFNDVLIVDASNVSASKDDIANLIDRAGSDIGVRTGIDEFEWHNLAKRYDALLREVTA
- a CDS encoding glycosyltransferase family 2 protein, which gives rise to MRISIIIPLYLGRGVIGRCLDSLIDCRDDSGCEIIVIDDCSPDGAGEFVSSAYPGIRMLVNEKNIGYAASVNRGLSTAGGEYILLLNQDTVVETGSVVTLVRILEEREDIAAVAPQLLNLDGSIQRSCRFLPEHWDVISYHLLLAYLIPESRIFSRWRMPGFTHDEELIVEQPSFSAILLRRSTIEAVGLLDERFRIFFNDVDYCRRMAEHGGKILFSPAAKVTHQRGQSTAQIPLRKILDAHRGFIRYFLKHYHGAAYLLPNLLMAVLLVFSGFVRMVWQLIRHPFISE
- a CDS encoding T9SS type A sorting domain-containing protein codes for the protein MIALTLLVLPLISTAIDVRAEVFPISCSDEVTSYYGESHASTQEYEIPGCDYPVRKIRFICRGDVSDIIATSKAIDSIEISDFDDERMQLAYLTTDAVGFFDTSGITGEPLNFQGQPRTAIAGTLELDEITVVDIWVSLYTYDSAECRLWYYNDVSVEITGAAVELCEESRLAQQALFESISRSISDTRAVPDDDSLSHTSFSPASFSAEYIIITSAYLAEAFRPLIKWKRQLGYSAEIVTTEDIYSQSSGVDNPERIRNYLIDAYDGGTRWVLLGGDETVVPIRYAFHLDRSTDIALDMQQVCDLYYADLTGEWDADGDGIYGEMYDDSPDITPEIMIGRVPVDTPTEVAAFIEKSIAYERNPGDGDDQFALKLLTAASDQMRDYHDIGQDSMLAEQLPAYLDVDTWSLAEAPSGSDESPASPAAVDFISKLSEGFNLAYIFAHGMANGFVSRAAAYNEWPKSFVLTAETAPPGHATMCDATNSNRCGIIYSVGCNNGAFDMDVPPYENTDPCVAERLLTQPQAGAAAFIGYSRWGWVASSYRFAIDFNECIFNLDNRLAPANNYSKANNHTIRDLVYGLNVYGDPSLRIWTDIPQQVSTAFPTELDFGENSFSLDVNSIGDPIDSAQVTVVGKEAIIFDGFTGSDGVIEVAFTLTVDTTVTVTVSKPGYVPIEENLSPSLLLDADDDTDDLLLPSAFSLKQNYPNPFNPTTKIAFDLPRATYVELGIYNVLGQLEETLLSEQMGAGAHITQFDAAGWPSGVYFYRLKTDMFSDAKKMVILK
- a CDS encoding division/cell wall cluster transcriptional repressor MraZ, which translates into the protein MPALRDETKIRVTGYKGKYSAILDDKNRLTLPAPLRKTPPRAKSRSKKTQDRFVLTRTLDGGLALYPVSEWILIEAKLSEGPFTHPDTRYFSRILYASAIEVVLDSQGRIPVSKPHQEMAGIARDVTVTGHGHFIEIWNPKRYKQYVAGYGKSWEDAARDLNPGL
- the rsmH gene encoding 16S rRNA (cytosine(1402)-N(4))-methyltransferase RsmH, coding for MSEILHLPVLVERVLELLLTNRSGRYLDGTCGLGGHAESILKELTDEGKLICIDRDVKMLQVARNRLQEHSDRVSFHHASYDQAGNVSEVKNSTLDGILLDLGICSAQLDDDVRGFSYRFDAPLDMRFDQQSGTTAEEYVNSVSSEELSTILRSYGDFVNPRKIVERIISRRKQSPLRSVGDLVSCVEDLFPRKQKNKLTARLLQCVRIAVNGELDKLDRALPTLVEFLKPGGRLAVISYHSQEDRRIKRFIRQSSRDSGLPPEIEACMKGIGLTLRSVTRRAVKAADKEVRVNPRARSARLRVAERV